A section of the Rhizobium sp. SSA_523 genome encodes:
- a CDS encoding response regulator transcription factor → MRILVVEDDENLNRQLADALKEAGYVVDQAFDGEEGHFLGDTEPYDAVILDIGLPEMDGITVVEKWREGGKVMPVLMLTARDRWSDKVAGIDAGADDYVAKPFHVEEVLARVRALIRRAAGHASSELVCGPVRLDTKASKATVNSVTLKLTSHEFRLLSYLMHHMGQVVSRTELIEHMYDQDFDRDSNTIEVFVGRLRKKIGVDLIETVRGLGYRMQAPADGH, encoded by the coding sequence ATGCGCATACTGGTCGTTGAAGATGATGAGAACCTGAACCGCCAGCTGGCCGATGCCCTGAAAGAGGCCGGCTATGTGGTCGATCAGGCCTTTGACGGCGAGGAAGGGCATTTCCTCGGCGATACCGAACCCTATGACGCAGTGATCCTCGATATCGGCCTGCCGGAAATGGACGGCATTACGGTCGTCGAGAAATGGCGCGAAGGCGGCAAAGTCATGCCGGTGCTGATGCTGACGGCACGCGATCGCTGGAGCGACAAGGTGGCCGGGATCGATGCCGGCGCCGATGACTATGTGGCAAAGCCCTTCCATGTCGAGGAAGTGCTGGCGCGCGTGCGGGCGCTCATTCGCAGGGCCGCCGGCCACGCCTCTTCCGAGCTCGTCTGCGGGCCGGTGCGCCTCGATACCAAGGCGTCCAAGGCGACGGTGAATTCGGTTACGCTGAAACTCACATCGCATGAGTTCCGCCTGCTATCCTATCTGATGCACCATATGGGCCAGGTGGTGTCGCGTACCGAATTGATCGAACACATGTATGATCAGGACTTCGACCGCGATTCCAACACGATCGAGGTCTTTGTCGGACGCTTGCGCAAGAAGATCGGCGTCGACCTGATCGAGACGGTGCGCGGTCTCGGCTATCGCATGCAAGCGCCTGCCGATGGTCATTAG
- a CDS encoding HAMP domain-containing sensor histidine kinase gives MVIRSVTARVLLLATLWSAVALVVIALVISALYAKSAERAFTDLLRAQLYNVINSITIGDDNSLNGNPQLGDLRFSQPETGWYWIVEPLGTFAATPLSSSSLGVSNIAVPSILTVPFNNRYERFYPTYDAFGNHVLVAETEVVLDSEGRAARFRVSGNLNIVDGDIQAFTRSLYIALVVFGLLSLVVNGLAILFGLRPLADARRALERVRRGEMERLEGEFPREVQSLTVEMNALIDSNRRIVERARMQVGNLAHSLKTPIAVLLNEARLLEKPQADVVRSQAEAMQAQVQSYLNRARIAAQRESLLARTEVEPVIERLIRVMRRLNPEKEFQLHAASAGLALAMEQQDVEETVGNLLENAARHSASVVWLSVSAAPAPEGAEGPRRHWVEITVEDDGPGLTPAEIKEALKRGRRLDESKPGTGLGLSIVGEVTREYQGRFELTRGERGGLKALLTLPGIAMDNG, from the coding sequence ATGGTCATTAGATCGGTCACTGCCCGCGTTCTCCTGCTGGCAACCCTCTGGTCGGCCGTCGCCCTCGTGGTGATCGCGCTGGTCATCTCGGCGCTCTATGCCAAATCCGCCGAGCGCGCCTTTACCGATCTTTTGCGCGCGCAGCTCTACAACGTCATCAACTCGATCACCATCGGCGACGACAACAGCCTGAACGGCAATCCGCAGCTGGGCGACCTGCGCTTCTCGCAGCCCGAGACCGGCTGGTACTGGATCGTCGAGCCTCTCGGCACCTTCGCCGCGACGCCGCTCTCCTCCTCGTCGCTCGGCGTTTCCAACATCGCCGTGCCGTCCATCCTCACCGTTCCCTTCAACAACCGCTACGAACGCTTCTATCCCACCTATGACGCCTTCGGAAACCATGTTCTGGTGGCCGAGACCGAAGTGGTTCTGGACAGCGAAGGCCGCGCGGCGCGGTTCCGCGTGTCCGGCAATCTCAACATCGTCGACGGCGATATCCAGGCCTTCACCCGCAGCCTCTATATCGCGCTGGTGGTGTTCGGCCTGCTCAGCCTCGTCGTCAACGGTCTTGCCATCCTCTTCGGCCTGCGCCCGCTGGCCGATGCCCGCCGCGCCCTCGAACGGGTGCGGCGCGGCGAGATGGAGCGGCTGGAGGGCGAGTTTCCGCGCGAGGTGCAATCGCTGACCGTGGAAATGAACGCCCTCATCGACAGCAACCGGCGCATTGTCGAGCGGGCGCGCATGCAGGTCGGCAATCTCGCCCATTCGCTGAAGACGCCGATTGCCGTGCTGTTGAACGAGGCGCGGCTTCTGGAAAAGCCGCAGGCCGATGTGGTGCGCAGCCAGGCGGAGGCCATGCAGGCCCAGGTGCAATCCTATCTCAACCGCGCCCGCATCGCCGCCCAGCGCGAATCGCTTCTGGCCCGCACCGAGGTGGAGCCGGTGATCGAGCGGTTGATCCGCGTGATGCGCCGTCTCAATCCGGAAAAGGAATTCCAGCTGCATGCCGCCAGCGCCGGCCTGGCGCTCGCCATGGAACAGCAGGATGTGGAAGAGACGGTCGGCAATCTCCTGGAAAATGCCGCGCGCCATTCCGCCTCGGTGGTCTGGCTGAGCGTTTCGGCCGCGCCGGCACCGGAAGGCGCCGAGGGGCCGCGCCGCCACTGGGTGGAGATCACCGTCGAGGATGATGGCCCGGGCCTGACGCCGGCGGAGATCAAGGAGGCGCTGAAGCGTGGTCGCCGGCTGGACGAAAGCAAGCCGGGAACCGGGCTCGGCCTGTCCATCGTCGGCGAGGTGACGCGCGAATATCAGGGCCGCTTCGAACTGACGCGCGGCGAACGCGGCGGCCTGAAGGCGCTGTTGACGCTTCCGGGCATTGCCATGGACAATGGCTAG
- a CDS encoding RT0821/Lpp0805 family surface protein, whose product MRIRPHSFVLVTMLAAALLSGCTTGGANSGGGLFSRAASPSSKYIAALQGGMVGRSGLKLSDSDRQRALEAEYRALESAGVGQPVPWAGSGVTGQVVAAAPYQVGSQNCRQYTHTLTVGGRETKLRGAGCRNDDGSWTPLT is encoded by the coding sequence ATGCGCATTCGCCCTCATAGCTTTGTTCTGGTGACGATGCTTGCCGCAGCCCTGCTGTCCGGTTGCACCACGGGCGGCGCAAACAGCGGCGGCGGCCTGTTCTCCCGCGCGGCCTCGCCATCTTCCAAATATATCGCGGCGCTGCAGGGCGGAATGGTCGGCCGCTCCGGCCTCAAGCTCAGCGACAGCGACCGGCAGCGGGCGCTGGAGGCTGAATATCGGGCGCTGGAAAGTGCCGGTGTCGGCCAGCCGGTTCCCTGGGCAGGCAGCGGCGTGACGGGCCAGGTGGTTGCCGCCGCGCCCTATCAGGTCGGTTCGCAGAACTGCCGGCAATATACCCATACGCTGACGGTTGGCGGGCGCGAGACCAAGCTGCGCGGCGCGGGCTGCCGCAACGACGACGGTTCCTGGACTCCCTTGACCTGA
- the ccmI gene encoding c-type cytochrome biogenesis protein CcmI, which yields MAAVLLAPLMKARDPVAAGAADEAAVYRDQLREIGRDRELGLIGAQEADYARAEIGRRLLAVSADSGPAASASAAASAAAMPDGSAGEAPAAASQSRRHPRAFAAIVVVLPAVGLCLYLMLGQPGLPDQPLAARLENPGSNMALLVAKAERHLAQNPEDGAGWDLLAPIYFRSMRLGDAEMAYRRAIALLGETPERLAGLGETLVAGRDGVVIDEAQSLFEKAASLDPGNMRARFYVALALEQSGRKPEALAAFRSIAADSPPGAAWADLVEEHILSNGGTAPSSGGTGEKPLAGPDAEALANASALSPADRRQMIDGMVASLAARLKDEPANIDGWLQLVRSYAVLGRKAEAQAALERGLKTFGADGPERARLTELAREMRIDMGNAQGGAADAGPDGAPGQVREGTGQ from the coding sequence GTGGCTGCAGTGCTGCTGGCGCCGCTGATGAAGGCGCGAGATCCCGTCGCCGCGGGGGCGGCCGATGAGGCTGCCGTCTATCGCGACCAGTTGCGCGAGATCGGCCGCGACCGCGAGCTCGGCCTGATCGGCGCACAGGAAGCCGATTATGCCCGGGCCGAGATCGGCCGCCGGCTGCTGGCCGTCAGCGCCGATTCCGGTCCCGCTGCCTCTGCCTCTGCAGCTGCCAGTGCCGCTGCCATGCCGGATGGGTCTGCCGGCGAGGCGCCCGCCGCCGCAAGCCAGAGCCGCCGCCATCCCCGCGCTTTCGCGGCCATCGTTGTCGTGCTGCCGGCCGTCGGCCTCTGTCTGTACCTCATGCTCGGCCAGCCCGGCCTGCCGGACCAGCCGCTGGCGGCACGGCTGGAAAACCCCGGCAGCAATATGGCGCTGCTGGTCGCCAAGGCCGAACGGCATCTGGCGCAGAACCCGGAAGACGGCGCCGGCTGGGATCTCCTGGCGCCCATCTATTTCCGCAGCATGCGGCTCGGCGATGCCGAAATGGCCTATCGCAGGGCGATCGCGCTTCTGGGCGAGACGCCCGAGCGCCTGGCCGGTCTTGGCGAGACCCTGGTGGCCGGCCGCGACGGCGTCGTGATCGACGAGGCGCAGAGCCTGTTCGAAAAGGCCGCATCGCTCGACCCCGGCAATATGCGGGCCCGCTTCTATGTCGCGCTGGCACTCGAGCAGAGCGGGCGCAAGCCGGAAGCGCTTGCCGCCTTCCGGTCGATCGCCGCGGATTCGCCGCCGGGTGCGGCCTGGGCGGATCTGGTGGAGGAACACATTCTCAGCAATGGCGGCACTGCGCCGTCCTCCGGCGGAACCGGAGAGAAGCCTCTGGCCGGTCCGGATGCCGAAGCGCTGGCCAATGCCTCTGCGCTCTCGCCGGCCGATCGCCGGCAGATGATCGACGGCATGGTCGCAAGCCTTGCCGCGCGGCTGAAGGACGAACCGGCCAATATCGACGGCTGGCTGCAGCTCGTCCGCTCCTATGCCGTTCTCGGCCGCAAGGCGGAGGCGCAAGCCGCCCTGGAGCGAGGCCTGAAGACCTTCGGCGCCGATGGGCCCGAGCGGGCGCGGCTGACGGAACTGGCCCGCGAGATGCGGATCGATATGGGGAATGCGCAAGGCGGAGCGGCGGATGCCGGACCGGACGGGGCGCCCGGCCAGGTGCGGGAGGGAACGGGACAATGA
- the ccmE gene encoding cytochrome c maturation protein CcmE gives MTRKQKRLAVIAGGISFILAAVLIVMFAFSQSIAYFYMPGDLAKAEIAPGTRIRLGGLVEEGSVRRDEGSKVSFRVTDGSDSVPVSYTGILPDLFREGQGVVTEGQFTAAHAFVADSVLAKHDENYMPKDVADRLKEKGVWKDPQEAGR, from the coding sequence ATGACGCGCAAACAGAAACGGCTTGCCGTGATTGCCGGCGGCATAAGCTTCATCCTGGCCGCGGTGCTGATCGTCATGTTCGCCTTCAGCCAGTCGATCGCCTATTTCTATATGCCCGGCGACCTCGCCAAGGCCGAGATCGCGCCCGGCACCCGTATCCGCCTGGGCGGTCTGGTGGAGGAGGGATCGGTCAGACGCGACGAGGGCTCGAAAGTCAGTTTCCGCGTTACCGATGGCAGCGACAGCGTGCCGGTGAGCTATACCGGCATTCTGCCGGATCTCTTCCGCGAAGGGCAGGGCGTGGTCACCGAAGGCCAGTTCACCGCCGCCCATGCCTTTGTCGCCGACAGCGTGCTTGCCAAGCATGACGAGAATTACATGCCGAAGGACGTGGCCGACCGCCTGAAGGAAAAGGGCGTCTGGAAGGATCCGCAGGAGGCGGGCCGATGA
- a CDS encoding heme lyase CcmF/NrfE family subunit codes for MIIEIGHYALVLSLATALLLAVLPLVGARRKDAALMALAPVGALTMLCLVGLSFAALTWAYAVSDFSVRNVWENSHSLMPMVYKLSGVWGNHEGSMMLWLLILVLFSAMVAVFGRNLPDSLRATVLSVQAWIASAFLLFILLTSNPFSRLSPAPAEGQDLNPVLQDPGLAVHPPLLYLGYVGFSVCFSFAIAALIEGRIDAAWARWVRPWTLAAWTFLTAGIAMGSYWAYYELGWGGWWFWDPVENASFMPWLAGTALLHSALVMEKREALKIWTVLLAILTFSLSLLGTFLVRSGVLTSVHAFATDPTRGTFILAILSLFVGGAFALFAWRAPELKSGGLFAPISREGALVLNNLILTVSTATVLIGTLYPLVLETLTGEKISVGAPFFNLSFGLLMLPLLLAVPFGPLLAWKRGDLLGALQRLYGAAGLSLLAGFGLYYAENGGPVLAGLGLALAFFLMLGALTDLWYRAGFGKLAFKTAWARFSGLPRSAFGTALAHFGLGLTLLGIVAVTTFESETVVEMRQGETVEAGGYSLVFDGMRKAVGPNFSEERGHFTVSRAGVAVADVWSSKRIYTARRMPTTEAGILTFGLSQLYVSLGDPMADGGIVVRIWWKPWILCIWGGALVMTVGGMVSLSDRRLRVGAPARRAKPVKASTMEPAE; via the coding sequence ATGATCATCGAGATCGGACATTATGCCCTGGTCCTCTCGCTGGCGACCGCTCTGCTGCTCGCCGTCCTGCCGCTTGTGGGCGCGCGCCGAAAGGATGCAGCACTGATGGCGCTGGCGCCGGTGGGCGCCCTCACCATGCTCTGTCTCGTCGGCCTCTCCTTTGCCGCCCTGACCTGGGCCTATGCCGTGTCGGATTTCTCGGTGCGCAATGTCTGGGAGAATTCGCATTCGTTGATGCCGATGGTCTACAAGCTTTCCGGCGTCTGGGGCAATCACGAAGGCTCCATGATGCTCTGGCTCCTGATCCTCGTCCTGTTCAGCGCCATGGTGGCGGTGTTCGGGCGCAACCTGCCGGACAGTCTGCGGGCGACCGTCCTTTCCGTCCAGGCCTGGATCGCCTCGGCCTTCCTGCTGTTCATCCTCCTGACCTCCAATCCCTTCTCCCGCCTCTCGCCGGCGCCGGCCGAGGGCCAGGACCTGAACCCGGTCCTGCAGGATCCCGGGCTCGCCGTGCATCCGCCGCTTCTCTATCTTGGCTATGTCGGTTTTTCCGTCTGCTTCTCCTTTGCCATCGCCGCCCTCATCGAGGGCCGGATCGACGCGGCCTGGGCGCGCTGGGTGCGGCCCTGGACGCTGGCCGCCTGGACCTTCCTGACGGCCGGCATCGCAATGGGCTCCTACTGGGCCTATTACGAGCTCGGCTGGGGCGGCTGGTGGTTCTGGGATCCGGTGGAGAATGCCTCCTTCATGCCGTGGCTCGCCGGCACGGCGCTCCTGCATTCGGCGCTGGTGATGGAAAAGCGCGAGGCCTTGAAGATCTGGACCGTGCTGCTCGCCATCCTGACCTTCTCACTTTCGCTGCTCGGCACGTTCCTGGTGCGCTCCGGCGTGCTCACCTCGGTTCACGCCTTCGCCACCGATCCGACGCGCGGCACCTTCATTCTCGCCATTCTCAGCCTCTTCGTCGGCGGGGCTTTCGCCCTGTTTGCCTGGCGAGCGCCGGAGCTGAAGAGCGGCGGCCTGTTTGCCCCCATTTCGCGCGAGGGCGCTCTCGTTCTCAACAATCTCATCCTCACGGTCTCGACGGCGACCGTCCTGATCGGCACGCTCTATCCGCTGGTGCTGGAAACGCTGACGGGCGAGAAGATCTCGGTCGGCGCGCCCTTCTTCAACCTCTCCTTCGGCCTGTTGATGCTGCCGCTTCTGCTGGCGGTGCCCTTCGGGCCGCTGCTCGCCTGGAAGCGCGGCGATCTGCTCGGCGCCCTGCAGCGGCTGTATGGCGCCGCGGGCCTGTCGCTGCTGGCTGGTTTCGGCCTCTATTATGCCGAAAACGGCGGACCGGTGCTGGCGGGGCTGGGCCTGGCGCTCGCCTTTTTCCTGATGCTCGGGGCGCTGACGGATCTGTGGTACCGCGCCGGCTTCGGCAAACTGGCCTTCAAAACCGCCTGGGCGCGCTTTTCGGGCCTGCCGCGCTCCGCCTTCGGCACGGCGCTCGCGCATTTCGGGCTCGGCCTGACCCTGCTCGGCATCGTCGCCGTGACGACGTTCGAGAGCGAGACGGTCGTCGAGATGCGGCAGGGCGAGACGGTCGAAGCGGGCGGATACAGCCTGGTCTTTGACGGCATGCGCAAGGCTGTCGGCCCCAATTTCAGCGAGGAACGCGGCCATTTCACCGTCAGCCGCGCCGGCGTCGCCGTTGCCGATGTCTGGTCCTCCAAGCGCATCTATACCGCGCGCCGCATGCCGACCACCGAAGCCGGGATCCTGACTTTCGGCCTGAGCCAGCTCTATGTCTCGCTAGGCGACCCGATGGCCGATGGCGGCATCGTGGTGCGCATCTGGTGGAAGCCCTGGATCCTGTGCATCTGGGGCGGCGCGCTGGTGATGACGGTGGGCGGCATGGTTTCGCTCTCCGACCGCCGCCTGAGGGTGGGTGCGCCGGCCAGGCGCGCGAAGCCGGTCAAGGCATCGACGATGGAGCCGGCGGAATGA
- a CDS encoding cytochrome c-type biogenesis protein, translated as MTRRFFSPTPPHEREVADAFDCRPPRGGDGPQARRGISSAILTLGLLLTPLPALAVNPDEVLKDPVLEERARNLSAQLRCMVCQNQSIDDSNAELAKDLRLLVRERIVDGDTDGEVIDYVVSRYGEFVLLKPRLSGRTLVLWAAPAFLLVIGAGTVLVMIRKRRTRRGPEQLLTPEEQARLDRLLEE; from the coding sequence ATGACGAGACGATTTTTCTCCCCGACCCCTCCCCATGAAAGGGAGGTTGCGGATGCCTTTGATTGTCGCCCCCCTCGTGGAGGCGATGGCCCGCAGGCCAGACGGGGGATCTCTTCGGCAATCCTCACCCTTGGCCTTTTGCTCACCCCGCTGCCGGCGCTCGCCGTCAATCCGGACGAGGTGCTGAAGGACCCGGTCCTTGAGGAGAGGGCGCGCAATCTGTCGGCGCAGCTGCGCTGCATGGTGTGCCAGAACCAGTCGATCGACGATTCCAATGCCGAGCTTGCCAAGGATCTGCGGCTGCTGGTGCGCGAACGCATCGTCGATGGCGATACGGATGGCGAGGTCATCGACTATGTCGTCTCGCGCTATGGCGAATTCGTGCTGCTGAAGCCGCGGCTGAGCGGAAGGACGCTGGTGCTGTGGGCCGCACCCGCCTTCCTGCTGGTGATCGGCGCCGGCACCGTGCTGGTAATGATCCGGAAGCGGCGCACGCGGCGCGGACCGGAGCAATTGCTGACGCCGGAAGAGCAGGCAAGGCTGGACCGGCTGCTCGAGGAATAA
- a CDS encoding Do family serine endopeptidase — MSKIGRPSLKTVLKGTTVAGLAAVMLSTGIPAQVYESFADPVTVAAPQVPSFADVVGAVSPAVVSVRVKSDATPVSDENGNGFSFNFGGRGFDDLPDDHPLKRFFREFGGQMPGNRDQGEGRNRAQRDPNRPHFMRPVAQGSGFFISEDGYVVTNNHVVSDGSAYTVVMNDGTELDAKLVGRDSRTDLALLKVDAKRTFTYVKFADDAKTRVGDWVVAVGNPFGLGGTVTAGIVSARGRDIGSGPYDDFIQVDAAVNRGNSGGPTFNLEGEVVGINTAIFSPSGGNVGIAFAIPASTAKDVIADLMKDGKVERGWLGVQIQPVTQDIAESLGLAEAKGALVVAPQENSPGAKAGIKQGDVITAVNGDPIKDARDLAKKVAAIGPNKKIDVSVWRNGKSESVPVMLGNLASDEATKAETTEAQPDNEPASEKALADLGITVAPADDGTGVSVTDVDPSSEAAAKGLREGEKITSVNNQQVTSAADISKALEAARKDGRTRALFQVESQSGSRFMALPINEG, encoded by the coding sequence ATGAGCAAGATCGGACGCCCCTCTCTGAAAACCGTGTTGAAGGGAACGACCGTCGCCGGCCTCGCGGCTGTGATGCTTTCGACCGGCATCCCCGCCCAGGTCTACGAATCCTTTGCCGATCCGGTAACGGTTGCAGCACCGCAGGTCCCAAGCTTTGCCGATGTCGTCGGCGCCGTCTCGCCCGCCGTTGTCTCCGTGCGCGTCAAGTCCGACGCGACGCCGGTCTCCGACGAGAACGGCAACGGCTTCTCGTTCAATTTCGGCGGCCGCGGCTTCGATGACCTTCCGGACGATCATCCGCTGAAGCGCTTCTTCCGCGAATTCGGCGGCCAGATGCCCGGCAATCGCGATCAGGGTGAGGGCCGGAACCGCGCCCAGCGCGATCCCAACCGTCCGCATTTCATGCGTCCGGTCGCCCAGGGCTCCGGCTTCTTCATCTCCGAGGACGGTTATGTGGTCACCAACAACCACGTCGTGTCCGACGGCTCGGCCTATACGGTCGTGATGAACGACGGAACGGAACTGGATGCCAAGCTCGTCGGCCGCGACAGCCGCACCGATCTTGCGCTGCTGAAGGTCGATGCCAAGCGGACCTTCACCTATGTCAAATTCGCCGATGACGCCAAGACCCGCGTCGGCGACTGGGTCGTGGCCGTCGGCAATCCCTTCGGCCTCGGCGGCACGGTGACCGCCGGCATCGTCTCGGCCCGCGGGCGCGATATCGGCTCCGGCCCCTATGACGATTTCATCCAGGTGGATGCGGCCGTCAACCGCGGCAATTCCGGTGGCCCGACCTTCAACCTGGAAGGCGAGGTCGTCGGCATCAACACCGCCATCTTCTCGCCCTCGGGCGGCAATGTGGGCATTGCGTTTGCCATTCCCGCCTCGACCGCCAAGGATGTGATCGCCGACCTGATGAAGGACGGCAAGGTGGAGCGCGGCTGGCTCGGCGTACAGATCCAGCCGGTCACCCAGGATATCGCCGAATCGCTCGGCCTTGCGGAAGCCAAGGGCGCGCTCGTCGTTGCCCCGCAGGAGAACTCCCCGGGCGCCAAGGCCGGCATCAAGCAGGGCGACGTGATCACCGCCGTCAATGGCGATCCGATCAAGGATGCCCGCGATCTGGCCAAGAAGGTGGCCGCCATCGGCCCGAACAAGAAGATCGATGTGTCGGTCTGGCGCAATGGCAAGTCCGAATCCGTTCCCGTCATGCTCGGCAACCTGGCCAGCGACGAGGCAACCAAGGCGGAAACCACCGAAGCCCAGCCGGATAACGAGCCGGCCAGTGAAAAGGCCCTGGCCGATCTCGGCATCACCGTTGCGCCCGCCGATGACGGCACCGGCGTGTCCGTGACCGATGTCGATCCGTCCTCGGAAGCCGCTGCCAAGGGCCTGCGCGAAGGCGAGAAGATCACCTCGGTGAACAACCAGCAGGTCACTTCCGCCGCCGATATCAGCAAGGCGCTGGAGGCTGCCCGCAAGGATGGCCGCACCCGCGCTTTGTTCCAGGTCGAATCGCAGAGCGGCAGCCGCTTCATGGCCCTGCCGATCAATGAAGGCTGA
- a CDS encoding response regulator transcription factor, giving the protein MQTDAPQIHTADDSSFNQAQAESILPHMKILVIEDDLEAAAYMTKAFREAGIVADHASDGDSGLFMGSENAYDVMVIDRMLPRRDGLAVISELRKRGVNTPVLILSALGQVDDRVTGLRAGGDDYLPKPYAFSELLARVEVLGRRKGTPEQEMVYRVGDLELDRLSHEVRRGGKEVLLQPREFRLLEYLMKNAGQVVTRTMLLENVWDYHFDPQTNVIDVHVSRLRSKIEKEFDKPLLKTIRGAGYMIKDEG; this is encoded by the coding sequence ATGCAGACGGATGCACCCCAAATCCACACAGCCGACGATTCCAGCTTCAATCAGGCTCAGGCCGAGTCTATTCTCCCGCATATGAAGATTCTGGTGATTGAAGACGATCTCGAAGCTGCGGCCTATATGACGAAAGCCTTTCGCGAGGCGGGCATCGTTGCCGACCATGCGAGCGATGGCGATAGCGGCCTGTTCATGGGGTCGGAAAATGCCTATGACGTGATGGTCATCGATCGCATGCTGCCGCGTCGTGACGGGCTTGCGGTGATCAGCGAATTGCGCAAGCGCGGCGTCAACACGCCGGTCCTGATCCTCTCGGCGCTTGGCCAGGTGGACGACCGGGTGACCGGGCTTCGCGCCGGCGGCGACGATTACCTGCCCAAACCCTACGCCTTCAGCGAGCTTCTGGCCCGCGTCGAGGTTCTGGGCAGGCGCAAGGGCACGCCCGAGCAGGAAATGGTCTATCGCGTCGGCGATCTCGAACTCGACCGGCTGTCGCACGAAGTGCGCCGCGGGGGCAAGGAGGTCCTGCTGCAGCCGCGCGAATTCCGGCTTCTCGAATATCTGATGAAGAATGCCGGGCAGGTGGTGACGCGGACCATGCTCCTTGAAAATGTCTGGGATTATCACTTCGATCCGCAGACCAATGTCATCGACGTCCATGTGTCGCGGCTGCGCTCCAAGATCGAGAAGGAGTTCGACAAGCCGCTCCTCAAGACCATTCGCGGTGCCGGCTATATGATCAAGGACGAGGGATAA
- a CDS encoding HAMP domain-containing sensor histidine kinase produces MSRIRIVLRSTTVRLSALYILLFALCAAFLVVYVTAMSERLLAQQVREGVMQESSEVRAAYERGGINLLLRTMERRARQPGANLYVIASPTGEMLAGNVATVEPGVLAREGWTARPFHYDPFTETGPPRPHMATANVFFLDNGLRVMVGRDLGEPGRFRGIVRRALMVALAIMGLGAVIIWFGIGRNALKRIDRMSAASTKIIAGDLSQRLPVGVSGDEFDRLSESLNSMLERIERLNEGLRQVSDNIAHDLKTPLTRLRNKAADALAEEGPDARRMALEGIIAESDQLIRTFNALLMISRVEAGSIAAEMTTIDLSAISADSAELYEPVAEEAGLSLTTRIEPGLSVQGNRELIGQAIFNLLDNAIKYAADSGSDKPIEVRLEATKDGLRLAVCDSGPGIPADKRAEVVKRFVRLDESRSKPGTGLGLALVEAVMELHGGRLELSSTHGDAAPQPGLTASMVFPAQRS; encoded by the coding sequence ATGAGCCGCATCCGCATCGTGCTGCGCTCGACGACAGTTCGCCTGTCGGCGCTTTACATCCTGTTGTTCGCGCTCTGCGCCGCCTTCCTCGTCGTCTATGTCACGGCCATGTCGGAGCGGCTTCTGGCGCAGCAGGTGCGCGAGGGCGTGATGCAGGAAAGCTCGGAGGTCCGGGCCGCCTATGAGCGCGGCGGCATCAATCTTCTGCTGCGCACCATGGAACGGCGCGCGCGCCAGCCGGGCGCCAATCTCTACGTCATTGCCAGCCCGACCGGCGAAATGCTGGCGGGCAATGTCGCGACCGTCGAGCCCGGCGTTCTGGCACGGGAGGGGTGGACGGCACGACCCTTCCATTACGACCCCTTCACCGAAACCGGCCCGCCGCGCCCCCATATGGCCACCGCCAACGTCTTCTTTCTCGACAATGGCCTGCGCGTCATGGTCGGCCGGGATCTCGGCGAGCCGGGCCGCTTCCGCGGCATCGTGCGCCGGGCGCTGATGGTGGCGCTGGCCATCATGGGTCTCGGCGCCGTGATCATCTGGTTCGGCATCGGCCGCAATGCGCTCAAACGCATCGATCGCATGTCGGCGGCCAGCACGAAGATCATTGCCGGCGACCTGTCGCAACGCCTGCCGGTGGGGGTCTCCGGCGACGAGTTCGACCGGCTGTCGGAATCCCTCAATTCCATGCTGGAGCGCATCGAACGGCTGAACGAAGGCCTGCGCCAGGTCTCCGACAATATCGCCCATGATCTCAAGACGCCCCTGACCCGGCTGCGCAACAAGGCCGCCGACGCCCTGGCCGAGGAGGGGCCGGATGCAAGGCGCATGGCGCTGGAGGGCATTATCGCCGAATCCGACCAGCTGATCCGCACCTTCAACGCGCTTTTGATGATTTCGCGCGTCGAGGCCGGCTCCATCGCCGCCGAGATGACGACGATCGATCTCTCCGCCATTTCCGCCGACAGTGCCGAACTCTACGAGCCGGTGGCCGAAGAGGCGGGCCTTTCCCTGACGACGCGCATCGAACCGGGCCTGTCGGTGCAGGGCAATCGCGAGCTTATCGGCCAGGCAATCTTCAACCTCCTCGACAATGCGATCAAATACGCCGCCGACAGCGGCAGCGACAAGCCGATCGAGGTGAGGCTTGAGGCGACGAAAGACGGATTGCGGCTTGCCGTCTGCGACAGCGGCCCCGGCATTCCCGCCGATAAGCGCGCCGAAGTGGTCAAGCGTTTCGTCCGCCTCGACGAAAGCCGCTCCAAGCCCGGCACGGGCCTCGGCCTGGCCCTGGTGGAGGCGGTGATGGAGTTGCATGGCGGTCGCCTGGAGCTTTCCTCCACCCATGGCGATGCGGCGCCACAGCCGGGCCTGACGGCAAGCATGGTCTTTCCCGCCCAAAGGTCCTAA